In Rutidosis leptorrhynchoides isolate AG116_Rl617_1_P2 chromosome 2, CSIRO_AGI_Rlap_v1, whole genome shotgun sequence, one genomic interval encodes:
- the LOC139888490 gene encoding uncharacterized protein — protein MLATLRNNFIPLKVGVFVWRARRNRFPVLFELDKRGIDLHSVLCPLCDNSIETVEHTLFSCPKVWEIWDKVLKWWGINSSSYGRLSFDSLLRGESTLQCSIFSAKVWQAMMWTSFYLIWKNLNQKVFNNSSWSPLVALNDIQVESYEWVAERCKTKKIEWLDWLQNPSIFLL, from the coding sequence ATGTTGGCTACTTTGAGAAATAATTTCATTCCACTCAAAGTTGGAGTTTTCGTATGGAGGGCGAGAAGGAATAGATTCCCGGTTTTGTTTGAATTGGACAAACGGGGCATCGATCTTCATTCCGTCCTTTGCCCTTTATGTGATAACTCTATTGAAACGGTCGAACATACTCTATTTTCGTGTCCTAAGGTGTGGGAAATATGGGATAAGGTGCTCAAATGGTGGGGTATAAATTCAAGTTCATATGGTCGGCTTTCTTTTGATAGTCTTCTACGTGGTGAATCAACCTTACAATGCTCGATATTTAGTGCGAAAGTTTGGCAAGCAATGATGTGGACTTCCTTTTATCTTATTTGGAAAAACTTGAATCAAAAAGTTTTTAACAATTCATCTTGGTCTCCTCTTGTGGCTCTAAACGATATACAAGTGGAGAGTTATGAATGGGTAGCGGAGCGATGTAAAACAAAGAAAATCGAGTGGCTCGATTGGTTGCAAAATCCGTCTATATTTTTGTTGTAA